In the genome of Saprospira sp. CCB-QB6, one region contains:
- a CDS encoding vWA domain-containing protein, whose protein sequence is MSDLSSIIFAQAWVLLLLPLLPFLWYWRKRTHYYADLELSSTAGLGQTQSWRSRLRPLLPWLQILVLALLVLALARPQKVLVKESIKADGIDIVVALDVSSSMLARDFKEDRLDASKRVVQSFVDQRPYDRLGLVLFAGRSYTQCPLTTDHGMLKQLISRVECGLIEEGTAIGMGLANAVRRLQKSQVKSKVIILLTDGVNNAGRIPPLQAVEAAKKLGIKVYTIGVGTRGRALAPIYRKANGSFVFSPTEVEIDEQLLQQIAQSTNGLYFRATDEKSLEKIYAQIDKLERSKIEKETFTRHKELYHYFLFLAVLMLLLHLILQQTVLRSIVQ, encoded by the coding sequence ATGTCCGATCTTTCATCTATTATTTTTGCACAAGCTTGGGTCTTGCTTCTTTTGCCCTTATTGCCTTTCCTTTGGTATTGGCGAAAACGGACCCATTATTATGCAGATCTAGAGTTATCTTCTACGGCAGGTTTGGGCCAAACCCAGAGCTGGCGCAGTCGTTTGCGTCCGTTATTGCCTTGGTTACAAATTTTGGTCTTAGCCCTGTTAGTTTTGGCCCTAGCTCGTCCCCAAAAAGTATTGGTCAAAGAGAGCATCAAGGCTGATGGGATAGATATTGTTGTCGCCTTAGATGTATCGAGTAGTATGTTGGCTCGTGACTTCAAGGAAGATCGTTTGGATGCTTCAAAGCGGGTTGTTCAAAGTTTTGTTGATCAGCGGCCTTATGATCGTTTGGGGCTTGTTCTTTTTGCGGGTCGCAGTTATACACAATGTCCATTAACCACAGATCATGGCATGCTCAAGCAGTTGATTAGTCGGGTAGAATGCGGCTTAATTGAAGAGGGCACGGCCATTGGGATGGGCTTGGCCAATGCGGTGCGTCGTTTACAAAAAAGCCAAGTTAAAAGTAAAGTCATTATCTTATTGACAGATGGCGTTAATAATGCGGGACGGATTCCGCCTTTACAAGCGGTAGAAGCCGCCAAAAAGCTGGGCATTAAAGTCTATACGATTGGCGTAGGGACCAGAGGGCGGGCCTTGGCGCCCATTTACCGCAAAGCCAATGGCAGCTTTGTCTTTAGTCCAACAGAAGTAGAAATTGACGAACAGCTCTTGCAGCAGATTGCGCAGAGCACCAACGGCCTTTACTTTCGGGCCACAGATGAAAAAAGCTTAGAGAAAATTTACGCTCAGATTGACAAATTGGAGCGTTCAAAAATTGAGAAAGAGACCTTTACTCGTCATAAAGAGCTTTATCATTATTTTCTATTTTTAGCGGTTCTTATGCTGCTGCTTCATCTTATTCTTCAACAAACCGTATTGCGTAGCATCGTCCAATAG
- a CDS encoding vWA domain-containing protein: protein MQFESPSLLALLVCIPLIIILFIRAQRVNAQIRARFGSWAAFQRMIPAFAPGRNRLKFALASLALSLMILAWANPRMGSRSRKVERAGVDVYLALDLSRSMWAKDVQPKGLDRLEKARLFSLELLQGLANNRVGLIFFAGEAFLQMPLTLDHSSAQVFLYNGLEEVELVQGSTPEKVLELVQKSEIQPDGKQHQKAVVFVTDGEEHNPKALEAAKQARQNGIFTYTISVGSSQGAKIPLQRENELGFHQDKRGEEVVTATNKKMLAELAQVGGGRAFDIDQGKNILPALLQDFKKLEQQEFDELQYDDFDSYYQYLLAPALLFLFFEFFLAYRKKS from the coding sequence ATGCAGTTTGAATCTCCCAGTTTGCTGGCCCTACTAGTCTGCATTCCCCTAATTATCATTCTTTTTATTAGGGCGCAGCGGGTCAATGCCCAAATTCGGGCGCGTTTTGGCAGTTGGGCTGCTTTTCAGCGGATGATCCCTGCTTTTGCTCCTGGGCGAAACAGGCTCAAGTTTGCTTTGGCTAGCTTGGCCCTCAGTCTTATGATTTTGGCTTGGGCCAACCCAAGAATGGGAAGTCGGAGCCGTAAAGTAGAGCGGGCTGGCGTAGATGTTTATTTGGCGCTGGACCTTTCTCGGAGTATGTGGGCCAAGGATGTACAACCTAAGGGATTGGACCGTTTAGAAAAGGCTCGTTTGTTTAGCTTAGAGCTCTTGCAAGGGTTAGCCAATAATCGAGTGGGACTCATCTTCTTTGCAGGAGAAGCCTTTTTGCAAATGCCTTTGACCTTAGATCATAGTTCGGCTCAGGTTTTCCTTTATAATGGTTTGGAAGAGGTTGAATTGGTACAGGGAAGTACGCCTGAAAAAGTATTAGAATTGGTCCAGAAATCGGAAATTCAACCAGATGGCAAACAGCATCAGAAAGCAGTTGTTTTTGTTACTGATGGAGAAGAGCATAACCCCAAAGCCTTGGAAGCGGCCAAACAGGCCCGCCAAAATGGCATTTTTACTTATACGATTAGTGTAGGCTCTAGTCAAGGGGCCAAAATTCCTTTGCAAAGAGAAAATGAGTTAGGTTTTCACCAAGATAAGCGAGGAGAGGAAGTGGTAACCGCCACCAATAAAAAGATGTTGGCCGAATTGGCCCAAGTGGGCGGCGGCAGAGCCTTTGATATTGACCAAGGGAAAAATATTTTGCCCGCCTTGCTCCAAGATTTTAAAAAGCTGGAGCAGCAGGAATTTGATGAACTACAATATGATGATTTTGATAGCTATTATCAATATTTGTTGGCTCCTGCCCTACTCTTCCTCTTCTTTGAGTTTTTTCTGGCCTACCGTAAAAAATCATAA